In one Niallia taxi genomic region, the following are encoded:
- a CDS encoding DUF3048 domain-containing protein: MKKSLILILAAVFLFMTACSNGPEDAGTHDENHQGGDAGKDENSVDELGYTYPLSGLAVDKKSSERAIAVMVNNHPKARPQTGLADADIVYEALAEGEVTRFLAIFQSKVPKMIGPVRSSRDYYIELAKGYNSLYLAHGYSPEAKKLLTEGYIDNLNGMEYDGTLFQRSSERQAPHNSYISYSNILKGAEQNNFQMDEAPSSLVFLNDDEAQQIQGEEANKVSIYYGSNPQYNSLFFYDKDTEKYSRYSNGEKTVDYESGMPVAVSNVFVIEAAHHTVDSKGRRDIDLQSGGIGYLLQKGKVRKVEWKNIDGRILPVEGDRQIGFIPGKTWINIIPSDPGLNAAVSLETQ; encoded by the coding sequence ATGAAAAAGAGCTTGATATTGATTTTGGCAGCGGTTTTCCTTTTTATGACAGCATGCAGTAATGGACCTGAGGATGCTGGCACCCATGATGAGAATCATCAGGGCGGTGACGCAGGCAAAGACGAAAACAGTGTGGATGAGTTAGGCTATACATATCCTTTATCAGGCCTGGCTGTTGATAAAAAAAGCAGTGAGCGTGCAATTGCTGTGATGGTTAATAACCATCCGAAGGCAAGACCGCAGACTGGTTTAGCAGATGCCGATATTGTATATGAGGCCCTTGCAGAAGGAGAGGTCACAAGGTTTCTAGCTATTTTTCAAAGCAAGGTTCCTAAGATGATTGGTCCTGTCAGAAGCTCACGGGATTACTATATTGAGCTAGCTAAAGGCTATAACAGCCTATATCTTGCGCATGGATACAGTCCTGAGGCGAAAAAGCTGTTAACAGAAGGATATATTGATAACCTAAACGGGATGGAATATGACGGGACGTTATTTCAGCGCTCCTCAGAAAGGCAAGCGCCTCACAATTCATATATCAGCTATAGTAATATCCTTAAAGGGGCGGAACAAAATAATTTTCAAATGGATGAAGCTCCAAGTTCCCTTGTCTTCTTGAATGATGATGAAGCACAACAGATACAGGGGGAAGAAGCGAATAAAGTATCTATTTATTATGGTTCCAATCCACAGTACAACTCTTTATTTTTTTATGATAAAGATACGGAGAAGTATTCTAGGTATTCAAATGGCGAAAAAACGGTTGATTATGAATCAGGCATGCCTGTGGCTGTAAGCAATGTATTTGTTATAGAAGCAGCGCATCACACAGTAGACAGCAAGGGAAGACGAGATATAGATTTGCAATCTGGTGGGATTGGCTACTTGCTGCAAAAGGGCAAGGTTAGAAAAGTAGAGTGGAAAAACATAGATGGCCGAATTCTCCCAGTTGAGGGAGACAGGCAAATAGGATTTATCCCTGGAAAAACATGGATTAATATCATACCTTCCGATCCTGGACTAAACGCAGCCGTTTCATTAGAGACACAATAA
- a CDS encoding YgaP-like transmembrane domain, with protein MNPKQNISLINAMIRITLGFMFLAWSTAKLVKRPNQQSYLWIALLAGMKIAEGIVRYCPIVAIFDNKEQLMKKGSQHTSHTNSKDQQAHEHKGQDETKSEHTEKASPADIQNIMSEFNPATIFSPDDMKK; from the coding sequence ATGAACCCAAAACAAAATATCAGTTTGATTAATGCTATGATTCGCATCACACTTGGCTTTATGTTTTTAGCCTGGAGCACGGCCAAACTTGTGAAAAGGCCAAATCAGCAGTCCTATTTATGGATAGCCTTACTTGCCGGGATGAAAATCGCTGAAGGTATTGTGCGCTATTGTCCGATTGTTGCTATATTTGACAATAAGGAACAATTAATGAAGAAGGGTTCTCAGCACACTTCTCATACAAACTCTAAAGACCAGCAAGCTCACGAGCATAAAGGGCAAGACGAAACAAAATCGGAGCATACAGAAAAGGCTTCACCTGCTGATATTCAAAACATTATGAGCGAATTTAATCCAGCAACAATCTTTTCACCTGATGATATGAAAAAGTAA
- a CDS encoding YerC/YecD family TrpR-related protein codes for MQIDKLRGKELDQLFKSILSLENLEECYSFFDDLCTVNEIQSLSQRLEVARMLREGNTYHSIEKETGASTATISRVKRCLNYGNDSYAMALDRIKDDTVQEENSENE; via the coding sequence ATGCAAATTGATAAACTAAGAGGTAAAGAGCTGGATCAGTTGTTTAAATCCATCCTTTCATTAGAGAATTTAGAGGAATGCTATTCGTTTTTTGATGATTTATGTACGGTCAATGAAATCCAATCATTATCACAGCGCCTTGAGGTTGCAAGAATGCTGAGAGAGGGAAATACCTATCATAGCATCGAGAAAGAGACTGGTGCGAGCACGGCGACAATTTCTCGAGTGAAAAGATGCTTGAATTACGGGAATGACTCATATGCTATGGCATTGGACAGAATTAAGGATGACACTGTACAAGAAGAAAATAGCGAAAACGAATAA
- a CDS encoding adenine deaminase C-terminal domain-containing protein produces the protein MLEQRYRWKNKMLRKHVSVLNGEIAPSIILQNAKYLNQILRKWICANIWIYQDRIIYVGQDMPVNVRGSEIVDCEGQYLVPGYIEPHSHPFQIYNPLSLAQYTSQFGTTTLVNDNLLLALQLDKKKAFSFMSQMRNIPSSMYWWCRYDSQTELAEEERVFSHSNVKSWLEHDAVIQGGELSGWPQLLDGDDMMLHWIQETKRMRKQVEGHFPGASEKTLAKLMLLGVDSDHEAMTGKEVFDRLMQGYMVSLRYSSIRPDLPRLLSEMKELGISQFDKCMLTTDGSPSYFYENGHIDQLIRIAMEQGIPTVDAYNMATINIARYYNMEHLHGNIATGRVADINFLSNPDNPTPHTVLAKGIWVKRAGKIVEDVYPSIDWDEFGFEHLAIDWELTNDDMQFSMPFGIKLENSVITKPYSISIDVSGEALSQKHDECFFMLLGRSGKWRINTLLKGFSKEIGGLASSYTGDGDIILLGKDQNDMILAFNRLKEIGGGIVIFKDGILAIELPLPLKGVMADMSIHELIKTEKKLLQYIKDAGFPFDDPIYTLVFFSATHLPYIRITQRGLYDVMNKNVLFPSIMR, from the coding sequence ATGTTAGAGCAACGATATCGTTGGAAAAATAAAATGTTAAGAAAACATGTTTCCGTCCTAAATGGCGAAATTGCGCCATCCATCATATTGCAGAATGCTAAATACCTCAACCAAATACTGCGAAAATGGATTTGTGCAAACATCTGGATTTATCAAGACAGAATTATTTATGTTGGGCAAGATATGCCTGTAAATGTACGCGGCAGCGAAATTGTTGACTGTGAAGGTCAATATCTAGTGCCAGGTTATATAGAGCCGCATTCCCATCCTTTTCAAATATATAATCCCCTTTCTCTTGCTCAATATACATCTCAATTTGGAACAACTACACTGGTGAATGATAATCTTTTATTAGCTTTGCAGCTGGATAAAAAGAAAGCGTTTTCTTTTATGAGTCAGATGCGAAACATTCCTTCGTCTATGTACTGGTGGTGCCGGTATGATTCACAAACAGAGCTCGCAGAGGAAGAAAGAGTATTCTCCCATAGTAATGTTAAGAGCTGGCTTGAGCATGATGCTGTCATTCAAGGTGGAGAGCTGAGCGGCTGGCCTCAGCTTTTGGATGGAGATGACATGATGCTGCACTGGATTCAAGAAACGAAACGGATGCGTAAACAAGTGGAAGGTCATTTTCCTGGGGCTTCTGAAAAGACTTTAGCAAAGCTGATGCTGCTTGGTGTGGATAGTGATCATGAAGCGATGACAGGCAAAGAGGTGTTTGATCGTTTAATGCAGGGATATATGGTAAGTCTAAGATATTCATCCATTCGCCCTGATTTACCAAGACTGCTTAGTGAAATGAAGGAGCTTGGGATTAGTCAATTCGATAAATGTATGCTGACAACAGATGGTTCCCCGTCGTATTTTTATGAAAATGGACATATCGACCAGCTTATCCGCATAGCTATGGAACAAGGAATTCCTACTGTAGATGCCTATAATATGGCAACAATAAATATTGCAAGATACTACAATATGGAACATCTGCATGGAAATATTGCGACTGGCAGAGTCGCTGATATCAATTTCTTAAGCAATCCTGATAACCCAACACCTCATACTGTATTAGCAAAGGGGATATGGGTAAAACGTGCAGGGAAGATAGTGGAAGACGTGTACCCTTCCATCGATTGGGATGAATTCGGCTTTGAGCATTTAGCGATTGACTGGGAATTGACAAATGATGATATGCAATTTTCAATGCCATTTGGGATTAAACTCGAAAATTCTGTTATCACAAAACCATATTCTATTTCAATTGATGTATCTGGAGAAGCGCTTTCCCAAAAACATGATGAATGTTTCTTTATGCTATTAGGAAGAAGCGGAAAATGGAGAATAAATACGCTTTTAAAGGGATTCTCTAAGGAAATAGGCGGCTTGGCGAGCTCCTATACGGGAGATGGGGATATTATTCTGTTAGGAAAAGATCAAAATGACATGATTTTGGCCTTTAATAGACTGAAGGAAATAGGTGGGGGAATCGTCATATTCAAGGATGGCATACTTGCAATAGAATTGCCACTGCCTTTAAAAGGAGTAATGGCCGATATGTCAATACATGAGCTGATTAAAACAGAGAAAAAGCTATTACAATATATTAAAGATGCTGGCTTTCCATTTGATGATCCAATTTATACACTTGTTTTCTTTTCCGCTACCCATTTACCATATATAAGAATAACCCAGAGAGGTTTATATGATGTCATGAATAAAAATGTACTCTTTCCGTCAATAATGCGTTAA